In the genome of Streptomyces sp. V2I9, one region contains:
- a CDS encoding MBL fold metallo-hydrolase has protein sequence MTYSGAVKVGGPASVHELTDLMISKVAVGSMDNNAYLLRCRATGEQLLIDAAAEPETLLTLIGDDGIASVVTTHRHGDHWQALAEVVGATGARTYAGRYDAEGIPVPTDVLVEDGDTITVGRVELTARHLVGHTPGSIALVYDDPYGAPHLFTGDCLFPGGIGNTRQDPEAFAALLNDVETKLFDRLPDETWVYPGHGGDTTLGDERPQLPEWRARGW, from the coding sequence ATGACGTACAGCGGAGCGGTGAAGGTCGGCGGACCGGCGAGCGTGCACGAACTGACGGACCTGATGATCTCCAAGGTCGCCGTCGGCTCGATGGACAACAACGCGTATCTGCTGCGTTGCCGGGCCACCGGCGAGCAGCTGCTGATCGACGCGGCCGCCGAGCCGGAGACCCTGCTCACGCTGATCGGTGACGACGGCATCGCCTCCGTCGTCACCACCCATCGGCACGGGGACCACTGGCAGGCGCTGGCCGAGGTGGTCGGGGCGACCGGCGCGCGGACGTACGCGGGCCGCTACGACGCCGAGGGCATCCCCGTGCCGACCGACGTCCTGGTCGAGGACGGCGACACGATCACCGTCGGCCGGGTCGAGCTGACCGCCCGCCACCTGGTCGGGCACACGCCGGGCTCCATCGCCCTGGTCTACGACGACCCCTACGGCGCCCCGCACCTGTTCACCGGGGACTGCCTCTTCCCCGGCGGGATCGGGAACACGCGCCAGGACCCCGAGGCGTTCGCGGCCCTGCTGAACGACGTGGAGACGAAGCTGTTCGACCGGCTCCCCGACGAGACGTGGGTCTATCCGGGTCACGGCGGCGACACCACGCTCGGTGACGAGCGCCCGCAGCTGCCCGAGTGGCGCGCCCGCGGCTGGTAG
- a CDS encoding maleylpyruvate isomerase family mycothiol-dependent enzyme, with amino-acid sequence MIDHAHDLEAVRRATERLLDAAGGLDNASIGEASRLPGWSRGHVLTHLSRNADALGNVLRGLPMYASSETRDADIAAGAARPAAEQLKDLRESADGLLAVAAEPADWTRTVALRNGVTDSAARVPFRRWIEVELHHVDLGIGYELEDLPAEFTEREIAFLADRFLGNQEVPATALTDQDGRTWSTGGGPPDALVTVQGSAVELLGWLSGRRDGSALTSAGGPLPVLPPL; translated from the coding sequence ATGATTGATCATGCGCACGACCTGGAAGCTGTACGCAGGGCGACCGAACGGCTGCTCGACGCAGCCGGTGGACTGGACAACGCCTCGATCGGCGAGGCGTCACGGTTGCCCGGATGGAGTCGGGGCCATGTCCTGACCCACCTGTCACGTAACGCCGACGCGCTCGGAAATGTTCTCCGGGGACTTCCGATGTACGCGAGCAGCGAAACCCGCGACGCCGATATCGCCGCCGGTGCCGCCCGTCCTGCGGCCGAGCAGCTGAAGGACCTGCGGGAGAGCGCGGACGGCCTCCTCGCCGTCGCGGCCGAACCGGCCGACTGGACCCGCACCGTCGCCCTGCGCAACGGGGTCACGGACTCCGCGGCCCGGGTGCCCTTCCGGCGCTGGATCGAGGTGGAGCTGCACCACGTCGACCTCGGCATCGGCTACGAGCTGGAGGACCTGCCCGCCGAGTTCACGGAGCGGGAGATCGCCTTCCTGGCCGACCGGTTCCTGGGCAACCAGGAGGTGCCCGCCACCGCGCTGACCGACCAGGACGGCCGCACCTGGAGCACGGGCGGCGGCCCGCCCGACGCCCTGGTGACCGTGCAGGGGTCCGCCGTCGAGCTGCTGGGCTGGCTCAGCGGCCGCCGTGACGGCTCCGCCCTGACCTCGGCCGGGGGCCCCCTGCCCGTGCTGCCCCCGCTATAG